The Neodiprion lecontei isolate iyNeoLeco1 chromosome 6, iyNeoLeco1.1, whole genome shotgun sequence sequence CCAGCGGAGTGCCTCATCACCGAAGTCAGTATATGATAGTCTCGTGCCAAGTAATTTTGGGATTCGATTATGTCCGGTAATTGACTTCTTCCCAGCAGAGCACCACGGTGACTGAATCGATTTACGCAATTCCATGGTACCGCTGTTCACTTCGTACCAGAAACATGGTGTTGTTTATGATGGCACGATCCCAACGTCCCGCCCGCTTAACCGCTGGGAAATTTGTTACATACTCTCTGGCAACTTTAGCCTCCGTAAGTTACTATATCACGATCACTTATAAGCGGGTCATGGAGATACAAGGAAGCTTAATTTCAGATCATCTCTTCTGCGATGTCGTTATTCATGTTGCTGAGGACCATCTATTCTGCCATCTAAATAgcgtacatatatttatagttACAAACTGTGAACGGATCTGTAAGAATTTGAAtcatatttgattttttttctaattgacAGTTTTCACGAAAGTTCAAGTCATTGGTATTCATGTTGAGGCGTGCAAGTTCGCGAATTCCCGTGCAATGTAAGAAAATACACAGTCACTGGGCAAACTGTTGCAGTTAACAAACTTTGCGCACAGGGCCGATCGGTACAGAACGCCCACCCACACATTACTTTACCAAGTTGAGGAACGCCCCAGGCTTTTGCTTTTCTAAGCTCAGCGATTCCAGTCGCAGTCAAACtcatgtgaataaaaaatgacacaCCTGCGCCAGACCTTTCCCTTCAGCATATCCATTCCAAATTATTACTGCAGCATGAATAAGAACATATTCTTATATCCACGGGAAATCACGAAATTAATATGAATCAACTACTGGTGCTCATTCGTTTCTACCATTTGTATTCGTCTTGcaaatacaatttttccatttcatccGCAAAAGTGCATTATCACTGTctctttcttgattttttactTCGTGCACCACTAGTGATGATACAATTTTCTGCACTCATTACCCACGCCCCCTCTTACGGTACCTCATGCAGTATCGTGCCGTTGCAAAGAAGGCAGAAACCTTCTGACTTATTCCAGTAACTTGTCCAGATACTTTTCTATCCACGAAAAGTACAAAACATTCGAGTGGAAGGGGTAGCGCATGCGCAAATCGAATACTTGATCGGTTCCGGCTATTTGTGCTCGTGATTTCAATCTCTCAACAGGCATCACAAGCATCAGTCAGACTCGAACAATCGGGAAGTAACTAGTCTTGCTTTTTCGGGTGAATATAATCACTCAAACGTCATTCACGcacgatttttcgattttgcagTCTTTTAATCAGCCGTACGACTGACTGGTCAACTAACAAAGCTATAAATGGCTACAGCCAAAACTGAGGAATCATTTAGTCAAGTCATTCGTATGAATGTTGCCCTGTTAAAATTTTCCGGGACCATTCCGATGGACGATGAGATTTCCTCGAAGACGCTCCTCAGCTGCAGCTTGACCATCATTTCCGGCGCCGCACTGATACTTCACACTTCGGCCTATATCTACGACTTTCTTATTCACGCGGCTTTCTTGGAGACAGCGATCGAGTCCCTCGCCTTGATAATCGCCCTTTTCGGAGGACTTGTACGTTACCTGATTGCCTACTGGTTACGAGGTGATATGCATAAAATATTGCGGACCCTCGACGATCTGTGGAAGACTGCATCCGATGATGAGCGTCGATGTGTCAATTCGCTAATGAAAGGCGCAAAAAACCTCACCTACTTCTTCTTGTCGCAGTGCAtattcacaatatttttttacacaatcgCGCCACTCTTCGTCCATTTACACGACAGTAACTCAAACGCGACCAGAAGTTTACCTTACGCCTTTTTTACCGAGGTAAATCAGTCACCCTGCTACGAAATTCTCTACTTTATTCAGGTTTTTAGTATGCTTAATGTCGGTGTGACTTGTGTCGGCGTTGACATGGCTGGACCACTTTTGATAACAACCGTCTGCGGACACTTGAGAGTTATCCGGAACCGATTCAGGAGTATGGCACAATCGATGAAGATTCAAATGAACGACAAGAGCGACATAATCATTCCTCGTACCTGTGACCGTTATAACCAAGCAATAGTGGATTCCAGGTTGGAAATCGGAATAAACAATCCTGTAGAAACATCAGTGGCGTCTGAGCTTAGGTCTTGTCTTAATTATcacaaaataattctcaaGTGAGTCTGTGTTGCTTTCCTTGCAAGGATCGGAGAAATCGAGAATGATAAACTGCCAACACCATGATTGATAAATCGAATTTCATTTGCAGAATATGCATGCACATCGAACGATTAACGAAGATCATATTTCTCACGCAACTTATCGGGAGCACTTACATCTTATCAGCGGTTGGGTTCAAATTGACCGGGGTAAGTCACGAAATTGAGTGTGAAAGTCGACGGGTATTCGTGTCTCTTACTTATCGTTTCCGAATGAATtgtgcaaaaatttaaaatgctGTTTTAGAATGACCAGGACAAATTCAAGTACTCTTCGCAAATTGTCATTGGAGTGGTTCAACTCCTAATATGCAACTGGCCACCGCACGATCTGATGACAGAGGTAAATTCCCCGACCAAAATAGTAAATCATAGGTTTGAGTAAATTATCGTTTTCTCCACGGTATCATGTAAAAACAACTCTTGGCTCAAAAAGAGCGAAGCAATTGCAGACGCTGCTTACTTTGTCCCGTGGTATCAATGGCCAAGTGACCTTCAAAAATCTATTCAAATTGTGATCCTGAGAGCTCAAAAGCCGGTCCGACTGACAGCTGGAAAATTCATGTACCTCTCCCTGGAAACTTTTGCATCGGTTTGTGTCTCGTCTTTATTTCCTATGGAATCTAAACTGTAAGTCATTCTCCATTGTGACTCGCTGTATCTCATTTTCAGATGGTTTCATCGGCTGTCTCCTTTTTCACGGTGCTAAGGTCACTCAATTAGGACAAACAACTGTAATCAGCAAACTCGATACACCGACGAAAAACAATCTACTGAgcttatttcaattcgaaTACATGTGCTATgtaaattttccaattcttaaatatttttttcactttcatgaTCATGCTGCGCACGAACTGTGAAGCCCTGTCAAATCTCGATTACGATATTTGATTCACTAGTCATTCAAAACGTCAATGGCGATGGTCCTTTTGCCGAAGCTGAGTAATAGACGTGAAAATGGTTGCATATCTCACTAACACTGATCTCGCATATCTGTAAAGTGAGACGACGAAGGTTATAAACGTTACTCGAAAAGATTGTTTTCACTCGAATTTATTTCTTCCGATCTATAAGTTTATTTGCAGGCAAATACATTATTTCGTTCAAAACTAACAATAAGGTTCACTGTTTTCGGTACATTCATCACAAAATTATGACTTTCTCAACAGCTGGTAGCTCAAGCTACGAGGATGCCTGCAACGTTGGGCACGGAGTTTTGCTTGCAAGGGTGAATATTTCACGGGGAGGTTGCCGGTAAAGTCAAAAAGCCCAGGAATCTCCGCTGTCGATCAGGGACCTTCACGGGATAAAGGCGATGTGAACGAGTAAATCAGCTTGCATCAGGGCCATAGAAGGCTGAGAAATttgcgaaaaagaaaatcaggGTAAAACTTGTCTGGCACCGTCATTTTTAAAGTATTACGATTTTCCAAGACTTACAGAGAATCCTTCAACACAACATGGCGAATTAGAAGATCCGtcgttgaagtgaaaaataaaaatttatcgaacagGCAGACAATCGAATCAGCCGtcattggaaatttttttgcgtCACTTCAACTTGTGATATTTCACCGAGAGAAGAATCGCTGTAAAGCCGCTGAGGGATATTTTCGTATTTCAAGTTGAATGTGTATCCATCTGATTTATTTAGCGTAAGTGTGACTCCTCACAGTTGGAGGTAGGAAATTGGCACTTGGAAAATGAAGGTCGAGATGAATTGGCTCGGAAAATAGCTCGAAAGAATTATTGGGGGAAGAGAGGTTTTCAGTGTAGCTCTTGGCTTAGGTTGAGCATCGATCATCCTTTCGGCGCCCCTTGGCAGACGGATTCGTAGATCTGGTAAGAAGAAGTGCTCACCACCCTTTCCAGAACCTGACCGAATATCATTGTCACATTCCTTGATTCATCTGCGAATTATAATTTACCTGCAGAAAAGCCCGCAGTTCATGAACGATTTCCCCACACTGGTTTTCGAAGTCAtgataataaagaaaaaacaaaaaccacgATTGTCCAGCGTCGTCCGTTATGCGAATATGAAAAGAACCGGCGATTGGCCCGAGTCGCAAAAGCCACGTCTTGGTCCGCAAGAAGTTGCTACGCTCACTCGTTACAGTAGCAGTCCTCCGAGATAACTACAGACTCCGATTGGCCTAGCTATCGACAGTCACGTCTTATACGGTAGTAAGTATGCAGCAGCGTAGCTTTATGTGCAGTTGTACACAAATCAGGATGTGCAGACACATCGGGCTATGCGTGCGGCAGCGTTCGAATCATTAACCAGTTGGAATTAGCGGAGGATGATCACTCGACTGGCGAAGGTGAAGGTGAAATAAACGTCTCACGTTTCTCTGacactatacgtatataatactgGACTGAGAATTGCGTATATCTAAGGTTTGAACGCGGCATAAAATTGGACGGGGCTGGCGAATCGAATAGTTCATTGCTTTTCATGAACCGAGGTCCcttttttttggataaaaacCATGCGAGAACGGAGAAAGACGGTCGGCTGTTCTCAGGTCGATCCAATTCTTCTTGGACGATTCTTCTGGTATACGGATGAACAAACCTGCGCTCGGGGAGTGTGAGATTATAAATAAAGATGAAGACAGAGAGATAGCCAGTGACTACAGTAGTGATGGATCGACCCTCCCGGGCGGCGGAATAGGCGCCAGTAAATGATAACAACGAAGCATTTGCGGCCTCGCCGGGCTTGATTCGGAAAAATGACTCGGtctgcttctgcttctgcttctaTCCTGGGCAATAAAACGAAATCCATTGATTCGCGCCCTCCTTGCCTGATATGGATGTCCGTCGAGGATCCAAGGACCAACCTGTCTAAAGCTAAGGACGGTGCAATCATGGCTTCAGGTCATCACCGCACCTGTAGTTAATTACCAGATAATTGCTCGCGAAATGTCAGAATGTCGCCAAAAGTAAACCCTGTCGGCGCCGGAAGCGGAGGTGGTAGAGGTGGATTGGCGAAGTCTTGACGCGCGACATTGACAATGAG is a genomic window containing:
- the LOC124294935 gene encoding odorant receptor 49b-like, whose translation is MATAKTEESFSQVIRMNVALLKFSGTIPMDDEISSKTLLSCSLTIISGAALILHTSAYIYDFLIHAAFLETAIESLALIIALFGGLVRYLIAYWLRGDMHKILRTLDDLWKTASDDERRCVNSLMKGAKNLTYFFLSQCIFTIFFYTIAPLFVHLHDSNSNATRSLPYAFFTEVNQSPCYEILYFIQVFSMLNVGVTCVGVDMAGPLLITTVCGHLRVIRNRFRSMAQSMKIQMNDKSDIIIPRTCDRYNQAIVDSRLEIGINNPVETSVASELRSCLNYHKIILKICMHIERLTKIIFLTQLIGSTYILSAVGFKLTGNDQDKFKYSSQIVIGVVQLLICNWPPHDLMTESEAIADAAYFVPWYQWPSDLQKSIQIVILRAQKPVRLTAGKFMYLSLETFASMVSSAVSFFTVLRSLN